A window of Cynocephalus volans isolate mCynVol1 chromosome 3, mCynVol1.pri, whole genome shotgun sequence genomic DNA:
attatggtTTTATAATTCTTTTGCATATTAGAAATATCATAATTCCTGACTACTTTCATCTGATTTTTCTCCAAATTTTGAACATTATTTTGTTAAGTTAAAAATATCTCGCAGGGAGTTCATTGGATTCTCTGTAACAGGGGGAAAATTTATGAATTGAACAATATTGAGTTTCTGCATCCAATAGcacaatatgtattttaatttatttgtcacttttttccttctcataGAGTAGTATAACTTCTCACACAGAACCAACATACTTCTagttaaaataattctttcttaCTTTATGTATCCTATTGCTTATCTgaacaggcatttttttttttttttgctatatttttaaCAAGTAATTGCTGGTTTATAAGAAAGGTGTTAATTTACCAGTTTGTTTTGTAACTAGCCACTGTACTGAATTAtatggttttgctttttaaaattctactttataAGTTATCTTACAGTAAAGTTAATTTgggttttggggtgttttttttttgtatgcagTCTATTAATGTTAGCACACATACAGATTCATGTAATCAGCACCATGaaccaagatacagaacagttccataaTGCTCAAAAGTTCCTTCATATTCTGTCTttctacccaaaggaatggaaatcatcatgttgaaaagatacctgcattcccatgtttatcacagctctatttacaataaacaAGAGTTGGAATTAACGTAATGCCCATTgataaatgactggataaggaaaatgtgatatgtatactCGACGGAATATTTGtctaccataaaaaataatggaattttgccatttgcagcaacatggatgaacttagaggaaattatgttaaatgaaataaaccaggtacagaaggagaaataccacatgtcctcattcataagtgggagccaaaagaaaagaaaagaaaagaaaagaaagaaagaaagaaagaaagaaagaaagaaagaaagaaagaaagaaagaaagaaagaaagaaagaaagaaagaaagaaagaaagaaagaaagacgaAATAATAAGCCATTGAactatcaaaaagagagaatagaactgtggttagtagaggtgggaaaggggatggggcaggagggttagtgagaaattgaataagggtcacaaagaatgattatgttttgtaaagatgatcctgatttgatcatcacatattgtacacaggcattgatattcaacttgtATCTCCCAAATATGTAATCaatctgtttcaataaaaaagaaaagaaaaaaatcctttatgCTCTGTCTTTctgaattatcttttatttcaagtatttttatttcaaatatttttctcttgcctttCCCCAGAATTATTCTAATAATTATATACATCTTTCCTCAGGATTACTCTAGTAGTAACTATATACACTAACCTTTTGTTTTACAGTTAGacaaatattttagatatactgACTCTTTGTAACTAttgtgttagtttttttttttttttagtcatttcatttctttctctttatagaagtaaaaaaaaaaaatgttaaaacctaagttgcttgttttcttatttcaaacACTACTAGAAATATGGTCATTTAGAGATTTTCTTGGGTTCCATTGCCAGTCCTGTGGGGAATGTAGGTAGGTGTTCTAGTTGTGAAGAGTTCAAATCACTGAGGTGTTTGAGAAGAAATTTGTGTTTAGAGAGCAAGACACAGATGAATGATGAGCCAGCTAGAAAATATGGCAAGGCCCTCAGGTTATGGTGTCAGGTTGCAAATCCACATCTGGTATCTTCCTGGAGGATGTGTCATAGACAATTCAAAAATGGTGTTAATAATTATAATCATCTCTGCTATtccttctattatattttattgagtaCTTTCTATGGAGCTAGCTATCATTATATCTGTTAGCCTGTGCTAAGTTTTCAATGTCTTGTCAAAAACTCTAACATATGATCCTTTCTTTGGTGCATAATTCTTCTAGTAAGCAAGTGTTTGCTGGAAACAAATTGCCATAacctaaaataataattttctaactGTGGGATTTTGAACACTgaagcataaagacagacacatttCCATAttcaaaaaagtaattttttgctCCTTATGGATCCTTAGACTGCTTAATTGTCTCTCCTAGGCCTGTCCCAGTTGTGCCCTTTTCTCTAATGAACACTGCTTCCTCACAGATGTTCATGCTCACTTTAAATAGCAAACACACTCCACAGTTCTTGTTGCAACTCTGAAAAGCCAACTCAACATTTTAATAACTCCCACTGAAAGCAGACCGTGGTGTCTCCTCTCTGATCTTCTAAATGTCACTGCCTTCTAAAGGCTTTTATACaaagacaggagaaaatatctttccatattccaGGCTTCTGATGTTTACTAAAGACCATGGTAATTTCAGTAGGCTTGTGAATCTCAGAGTTTATGGTGTTTTTTATTCTGGCTGCATAGCTCGTTGGTTAAAAGCTGGATATGGTAGTAAGAATCTTGAGAAGTAGTTGTGGTCTGTGTTCTTCAGGTagtaaaaaaaatagcattttaaaaataattatataaagcaaaattaatGGAGGGGAAGTAAAGAAAAAGTAGATATAActtaaagatatataaatgaatggTTCCATTAAATAGGGTTAAAGCTGCCTTtctggaaaggaagagaagaaaaaaacctgaCAAGTGTTTATTCActttccatttacatttaattattaatgggaaatatatacattattaataattttaaacagtATAGGTATGAAAATAGTTctcattaatattaaattattgtcagaaaaagtggaaaaatgtttaaatatgtgAAGCTGAGAATTTTCAATGCATTTAATGTAAAAGGAACTAATATCATTTTATGTGAAAAGaagtaattttacttaaaaaagataaaattattttggtaGCACACAGTCTTTTTCTAAATTCCTGAACTGAAACTAGATTGGAATAGTTTACtgcatatattattattattaatgaattttaaaaagctggttATTTGTGAGCAGCGTTCTTCAACTTAAATTTTGACACATAGAAAGTTCCTTGAATGTTGCCCAGGAAATATGGTTAGGGCTTTATATAGacaatattatttaattcttagAAGTAAGGAGGCCAAATCTTAGAGAAACTACTGAGATATAATCAAAGTCAAAACACCTTAACCACTGCgcaatatttccattttaagaatTCTAGAATATTGTTTACtggacaaaattataaaaatagttatcAGTACTggcaaaaaaatttgaatatgtgCAAGTAAATGAGGATGTAACTATATTTTGCTCAACATGGGAAAACATGAGATCGCTTAAAAATTATTGCTGAAGATAGCACGTAAAATTTAGGTATTGAGTGTTCAATAAAAGAGTGAGTTAAGGATGGAATAATAAGGTAGATTGTAATTTGGAGAGTACAATTCATTTCCAGGGCATTTCTTTCTGCACAGCAGCAATTAAAGAATgaatcagacttttttttttccttcattatttttctacttctgaCTAGGCATGAAATTTGCTGCAACAGAACAATTACTATAATCCTAAAGTCAGAATGTGCAATCAGTTAAAAATCGGTTAAGATTTATTCTTTAGCCTAAAACCTGTGACAccacttttaattaaaaacagcCAACTGAGCTGGAAATTTAACCAATCAGTTAATTCACAGAAAAGAGACCCCATAATCATACAACTTATCCTTTTACTGAATTGATAATTGTTACTGTCAGAACAGTTTAATCAGTATGTGCGCTGATCTATAGTCTAAAGAAATTTAATAGTCAGTAGTCTAAGGTTTTTGCAATgtgggattttaatttttattagtatttatttttaagcacttTTTGATGGATCATTGGGAATAATGAATAGAagggaaatggaagaaataaaagtcaaataGTTCATTTATTGATTCTCTTTCCATTTGCTCTCTGAATATATGACAATGAATTCATTCTTCTCTGCTCATGTTAGTATTGATTCTACCTTAAACGTTAGTATATTGAAATTTAATATTATTGACATTGGTTCACCAtgttttattaacatatttaaattttaatctttttcagtGTACTTAGAAAACTTTTatatagaataaagaataaaaaatcacattttcaaagATGGATAAGTTATAACACAGAACTAGATATAACAACATTAtctattaataattaaattattaaatggataaaatattaaaatatgtaaagtgaGACTTCTCAAATGATTTAATATAACGAGGAGATTCATATAGTTTTACACCTGAGAAAAgcaatttaacttaaaaaataaatgattttggtGGCATACACACTTTTTACAAATACCCAAACCAAAACTATATTAAAGTTTTTTACTTAATTAATTTTAGTTTGATCAAATTTTCCCATAATCTTGATAATTTTCCAAATAACTCAGCTAAACTTTGTCTAGTCAAAGGTTTAAATTTCATAAGGTGGTTGAAAGAGCAAACCCTATCTGGTCATAAAATTAGCTTTCATTTATCAGGACTAATTTTCATGTGCTTTGTACTACACTTTTGACTATTTGGTAAAGCCATTGATATCACATAGGAAATAAAGGTTTAAGAAGTTGGTAAGTActgcaaatgaaaacaataattttgaaaaatgattctgagtccttaaagtattttttttcccttttccccccTTGTTTAAAGTAATAGTGTTTTGGGGGTAGCTGAAGAGAATCAAAGGAAGattatactctttttaaaaaatgtttctgagatcacaaaataacaaaagttGGGAATAATTCTCATATATTACCAGTATTCCTTTTGGTCGCCAATACttttatggaattaaaaaatttaaaaataaataatttatcatcCTCATAGGACATTTAAtggattttcttaaattatttcattaaagttaaataaatcttATATTCAATAATAGCTGAttcaatgtaatttattttttggtgttagAGAAACCTTTGAGATTTCAacccttatttttattatttttttatgtgcctCATCCAGTACAGTACAAAAAGTTAACTTAATTTTCCTCTCTAAATATGCATCGTGTGTCACCTTAGGTAGTATTGAGACAGGTTATATCATTGTGTGCATATAATGAGGGTAGCCCAACCTGTACTGGTGTGGGTCATGACAAGAAGTTGTCCTTTTCAAGTGATATCCGATAGCAATTGTTTAtgcttccagaaagaaaaatctttattttgaatgtttttagtTGGAGTTTAGATAATCAGTGTTCTAGTAATTAAGCGATATCATAAATCCTTCATATGTAGTTGTCACATATTTCCAGCTTTgtcattctgtttcttttaagTTTATAGAGCAGAGTCTGCAAATCAATGGAGGACTTTAACCATTCCAGAGTATCTGAATTTGTGTTACTTGGACTTACTGATTCCCCTGAGTTCCAGATCTTCTTCTTCGTGgtgttttccattttctatttaatgACTATGTTGGGAAACTGCCTGATATTTCTCACCATCCTATCCACCTCACACCTCCACTCCCCCATGTACTTCCTGCTCAGCAACCTGTCTCTCATTGACATGTGCCTGTCCTCCTTTGCCACGCCAAAGATGATCACGGACTTCTTTGCTCAGCGTAAGACCATCTCTTTTGAGGGCTGCATTTCTCAGATCTTTTTTTTGCACCTTTTCACTGGGACTGAGATTGTACTGCTGATCTCCATGTCTTTTGACAGGTATATTGCCATATGTAAACCTCTCCATTATTCAACAATTATGAGCCCCAGAGTGTGTGTTGGGCTCGTGGTAACTTCTTGGACAGTGGGATTCCTGCATACAATGAGCCAGTTAGCTTTTACCCTCTACTTGCCCTTCTGTGGTCCCAATGTTGTAGACAGTTTCTTCTGTGACCTTCCATTGGTCATCCAGCTGGCttgtatagatatatatgttCTTGGGATCTTCATGATCTCAACCAGTGGTGTGATTGCTCTCATAAGTCTTCTGCTTTTGTTCACCTCCTACATCATTGTTCTTATCACGCTCAGGGGCCTCTCGCCCACAGGATCATCTAAGGCTCTTTCTACCTGCACTGCACATTTCATAGTTGTGTTAATGTTCTTTGGGCCGTGCATCATCATTTATGTGTGGCCTTTCACAAACTTCCTGGTGGACAAAATTCTCTCCGTTTTCTATACCATCTTCACCCCTTTTCTGAATCCACTTGTCTATACTTTGAGAAACGAGGAAATGAAAACTGCAGTGAAAAAAAAGCTAAGTAGCCAATATTTCAATCTTGGGAAAATTTCTCCATAATATCCAGTGCAGTGAACAGAGATCTCCCATCTGAGATGCAGTATCGCCAGTTTTGTTCTTTGAGCAATAGAAAACCAAACTTAGAGTCTGCCTTTCAAGTCACTTAgcctaaattaatgaaaataagaagacagaaaaaaaaaagaagagtcttAATATATCACTCACAATTACCTTGCAATGCTTTTAACTATAGCTAATCAGTTGTAATTTTAGAGTGAAACGAGATGCTTCTGCTACAGGAGGCAGAAGAGCaccagaggaaagagagaattgaTTCAGATTG
This region includes:
- the LOC134373679 gene encoding olfactory receptor 4K2-like, producing MEDFNHSRVSEFVLLGLTDSPEFQIFFFVVFSIFYLMTMLGNCLIFLTILSTSHLHSPMYFLLSNLSLIDMCLSSFATPKMITDFFAQRKTISFEGCISQIFFLHLFTGTEIVLLISMSFDRYIAICKPLHYSTIMSPRVCVGLVVTSWTVGFLHTMSQLAFTLYLPFCGPNVVDSFFCDLPLVIQLACIDIYVLGIFMISTSGVIALISLLLLFTSYIIVLITLRGLSPTGSSKALSTCTAHFIVVLMFFGPCIIIYVWPFTNFLVDKILSVFYTIFTPFLNPLVYTLRNEEMKTAVKKKLSSQYFNLGKISP